From Magnolia sinica isolate HGM2019 chromosome 13, MsV1, whole genome shotgun sequence, one genomic window encodes:
- the LOC131222813 gene encoding glycosyltransferase BC10-like: MQSRVSSFEETKDLATKAQSRVFQLNLLKILILFLVLGLGFSVLSMYMMRFSGVQNVVSTTRSSFQPCFEEPTGLDHWIMPPRNLMHTMTDKELFWRATLVPRMRKYPFKRVPKIAFMFLTKGPLPLSPLWERFLKGHEGLFSIYIHSLPSYRANFTSTSVFYQRQIPSEVSEWGQMSMCDAERRLLANALLDISNEWFVLLSETCIPLFNFSIIYKYLTRSRHSFMGAFDDPGQYGRGRYNESMAPEVNISQWRKGSQWFAISRWPAVYIVEDTKFYPKFKEFCKPHCYVDEHYFPTMLTSVAPRLLANRTLTWVDWSRGGAHPATFGRADITEEFLNRIIEGRTCLYNNRSSSVCYLFARKFAPSTLEPLLQYAQQVLGYG; encoded by the exons ATGCAATCTAGGGTTTCTTCATTTGAGGAAACCAAGGATTTAGCCACTAAAGCCCAATCCAGGGTTTTCCAATTGAATTTGCTCAAGATCTTGATACTGTTCCTAGTACTTGGTCTCGGGTTTTCCGTCCTTAGCATGTACATGATGCGGTTTTCCGGAGTTCAGAATGTTGTTTCCACTACTCGCTCCAGTTTCCAGCCGTGCTTTGAAGAACCGACTGGTCTCGACCATTGGATCATGCCACCACGTAATCTTATGCACACAATGACTGATAAAGAGCTATTTTGGCGGGCAACTTTAGTCCCACGTATGAGGAAGTACCCATTTAAGAGGGTTCCTAAGATTGCTTTCATGTTCTTGACAAAAGGGCCTTTGCCGCTTTCTCCTCTTTGGGAGAGGTTTCTGAAGGGGCATGAGGGTCTTTTCTCAATCTACATTCATTCACTGCCTTCTTACCGTGCCAATTTTACATCGACGTCTGTATTCTATCAAAGACAGATCCCTAGCGAG GTGTCGGAGTGGGGGCAGATGAGCATGTGCGATGCGGAGAGGCGGCTCCTCGCGAATGCATTGCTTGATATATCCAATGAATGGTTCGTCCTCCTGTCTGAGACATGCATTCCCCTCTTCAATTTCAGCATCATCTACAAATACCTGACAAGGTCCCGGCATAGCTTCATGGGCGCTTTTGACGACCCAGGTCAGTATGGAAGAGGGCGCTACAATGAGAGCATGGCGCCTGAGGTCAACATCTCACAGTGGCGTAAAGGGTCCCAGTGGTTTGCAATCTCCCGGTGGCCTGCAGTCTACATAGTTGAGGACACTAAGTTCTACCCAAAATTCAAAGAGTTCTGCAAGCCGCATTGCTATGTGGACGAGCACTACTTTCCCACCATGTTGACCAGTGTGGCACCTCGTCTGCTGGCGAACCGGACCCTCACGTGGGTGGACTGGTCGAGGGGTGGGGCCCATCCGGCAACATTTGGGAGGGCCGACATCACGGAGGAGTTCCTGAACAGGATCATCGAGGGGCGCACATGCCTGTACAATAACCGGTCTTCTTCGGTCTGTTACCTTTTTGCTAGGAAGTTCGCTCCGAGCACTTTGGAGCCTCTATTGCAATATGCACAACAGGTTCTTGGTTATGGCTGA